The Mucilaginibacter mallensis genome has a segment encoding these proteins:
- a CDS encoding RagB/SusD family nutrient uptake outer membrane protein, whose amino-acid sequence MKKIYMLVGVVLVLLTDLSCKKVLDLTPQSSYSTTTVWTDPNLIQVYVNEVYKESVYAFKDGGFGWGSQTDELYSNFNWCSENVYVQGLATPDNQNSSFPLNYSSTLNDWTTLYSTISKENLFFQNITQADTVGYGPQLTNLKGEVHFLRALCYFELLKRFGGVPLITKVFTVDDKSFNDARATWDATRDFILADINAAAAVLPKTYTNSADDGKATLGAVLALKSRLLLYAASPAYNTTNDMTRWQSAADAAKAVMDLGTYSLYGNASSYNHIFIDFFNPEVIFSRVYNGTNYEDRYNTLYRDLSPNGYNGYSAYNVLEQMVEDFDMKDGSAFSWSNPTEAANPYANRDPRFGVDVLYNGAPFQGRNAQFYEGGLDSKESTLSPWNASKTGYTIHKMVDDTYNFNIQPYSSCQWVAFRYSEILLNYAEAEAELGNSATALTYVNMIRERVGMPDVTAAGQTDLINKIRHERRIELCFEGHRFFDLRRWGIAQSGNGNGLGIIITPTSSANTSFTYKVDTMQVRTWQQGFNLYPIPRKELEDDPALKQNPGYN is encoded by the coding sequence ATGAAAAAAATATATATGTTAGTTGGGGTGGTGCTGGTACTGCTTACAGATCTTTCATGTAAAAAGGTATTGGACCTAACACCACAAAGTAGTTATAGTACAACTACGGTTTGGACGGACCCAAACCTAATACAGGTGTATGTAAACGAAGTCTATAAAGAGTCGGTTTACGCTTTTAAAGATGGCGGCTTCGGCTGGGGCTCACAAACAGATGAGCTGTACAGTAATTTTAACTGGTGTAGTGAAAATGTGTATGTACAGGGATTGGCCACGCCTGATAACCAAAACAGCTCTTTTCCATTAAACTATAGTTCTACATTGAACGACTGGACTACCTTATACAGTACCATATCAAAGGAAAACCTTTTCTTTCAAAACATCACGCAAGCTGATACTGTAGGTTATGGTCCGCAGCTTACTAACTTAAAAGGTGAGGTGCATTTTTTAAGAGCCCTTTGTTATTTTGAATTATTAAAACGCTTTGGTGGCGTACCATTGATCACTAAAGTTTTTACAGTTGATGATAAAAGCTTTAATGACGCAAGGGCCACCTGGGATGCAACCAGGGATTTTATTCTTGCTGACATCAATGCTGCTGCAGCGGTGCTTCCAAAAACGTATACAAATAGTGCCGATGATGGAAAAGCTACCTTGGGTGCTGTGCTTGCTTTAAAATCACGTTTGCTATTGTATGCTGCCAGTCCCGCATATAATACTACAAATGATATGACCAGGTGGCAATCCGCAGCAGATGCCGCTAAAGCGGTAATGGATTTGGGCACCTATTCGCTTTACGGTAATGCAAGCAGCTACAACCATATCTTTATTGATTTCTTCAACCCGGAGGTTATTTTTTCGAGGGTGTATAATGGTACAAACTATGAAGATAGATACAATACGCTGTACCGCGATTTAAGTCCTAACGGATACAATGGCTATTCGGCTTACAACGTTTTGGAGCAAATGGTAGAGGATTTTGATATGAAAGACGGCTCAGCATTCAGTTGGAGTAACCCCACTGAAGCCGCAAACCCATATGCCAACAGGGACCCGCGTTTTGGCGTTGATGTACTGTATAACGGTGCTCCGTTCCAGGGGCGTAACGCGCAATTTTATGAAGGCGGCTTAGATTCAAAAGAAAGTACCCTATCTCCATGGAATGCTTCAAAAACCGGATACACGATCCACAAAATGGTTGATGATACCTACAATTTTAACATCCAACCTTACAGCTCTTGCCAATGGGTGGCATTCCGTTATAGTGAAATACTTTTAAATTACGCCGAAGCTGAAGCGGAATTGGGTAATTCGGCAACTGCGTTAACGTATGTAAATATGATTAGGGAACGCGTTGGCATGCCTGATGTAACTGCAGCCGGGCAAACTGACCTGATCAATAAAATTCGCCATGAAAGAAGAATTGAATTGTGCTTTGAAGGCCATCGCTTCTTTGATCTCAGGAGGTGGGGCATCGCACAAAGCGGTAATGGAAATGGCCTTGGTATAATTATTACCCCAACTTCATCAGCAAATACTTCATTTACTTATAAGGTTGATACCATGCAGGTTAGAACATGGCAGCAAGGTTTCAATCTGTATCCTATACCACGTAAGGAATTAGAGGATGACCCGGCATTAAAGCAGAATCCTGGTTATAATTAG